The following are encoded together in the Naumannella cuiyingiana genome:
- a CDS encoding NAD(P)-dependent oxidoreductase — protein sequence MSEEKMIMDGNSAVGLVGLGQMGLPIAERLGTAFDVVAFDIAADRRELAGGIDRLQATDRLADLAGCGRIVLSLPNPAISHAVLAELGPQLAPGTIVIETSTVLPDDVREMAAALAAHEVRLVEAAVLSGVGQMSGGTATLLIGGEEADLAQVRDLLAALGGGGIRELGALGSAMAAKVVNNGVAHAVMVVLVEAFAMARAQGVRLTDIAAMLSQPDAGLLRPLTHRMMERVAGGNYAGGMSLDAARKDSTLALAMAQRSGVPLFATQAAQSVYDLAAAAGLGRDDYAAIATLWQDWTGQSLTFGEQP from the coding sequence ATGAGCGAGGAGAAGATGATCATGGATGGCAACTCCGCGGTCGGCCTGGTCGGGCTCGGCCAGATGGGCCTGCCGATCGCCGAACGGCTCGGCACCGCCTTCGATGTCGTCGCGTTCGACATCGCCGCCGACCGGCGCGAGCTGGCCGGTGGGATCGACCGGCTGCAAGCCACCGATCGGCTGGCCGACCTGGCCGGCTGCGGGCGGATCGTGTTGTCGCTGCCCAACCCGGCGATCTCGCACGCCGTGCTGGCCGAGCTCGGCCCGCAACTGGCGCCCGGGACGATCGTGATCGAAACCAGCACGGTGCTGCCGGACGACGTGCGCGAGATGGCCGCCGCGCTGGCCGCGCACGAGGTGCGGCTGGTCGAGGCGGCCGTGCTGTCCGGCGTCGGCCAGATGAGCGGCGGCACGGCGACGCTGCTGATCGGCGGCGAGGAGGCCGACCTGGCGCAGGTGCGCGACCTGCTCGCGGCGCTCGGCGGGGGCGGGATACGCGAGCTGGGCGCGCTGGGCTCGGCGATGGCGGCCAAGGTGGTCAACAACGGCGTCGCGCACGCCGTGATGGTGGTGCTGGTCGAGGCGTTCGCGATGGCCCGCGCCCAGGGGGTACGCCTGACCGACATCGCGGCCATGCTCAGCCAGCCCGACGCCGGGCTGCTCCGCCCGCTCACCCACCGGATGATGGAGCGCGTCGCCGGTGGCAATTACGCCGGCGGGATGTCGCTGGACGCGGCCCGCAAGGACTCGACGCTCGCGCTGGCGATGGCGCAGCGCAGCGGCGTACCGCTCTTCGCGACCCAGGCCGCGCAGTCGGTCTACGACCTGGCGGCCGCCGCCGGGCTCGGCCGCGACGACTACGCCGCCATCGCCACGCTGTGGCAGGACTGGACCGGCCAGTCGCTGACCTTCGGCGAGCAGCCGTGA